The DNA region GTTCGACCTCACGTTCATCCTCCCCATCGTCGCGTTCTTCGTCACCTACGCGGTGCTGAAGACGATGCGCGAGGGGTACATGTACGGCCTCAACAAGCGCTACTACCGCCTCCGCCCGCCGCGGTGAACCCCGGCGGTATCCGCTCCGGTCGTCGTCGGACCCCGCCGCGGGGTGCGAATTTTCCGTTACAACGTTAGCCCTGTGACGAATTATTCGGCCGCGGAAGCCGCGAACAGAAGGGAGTCGTATCCGGCGTCCCGCGAGGGGCCGACCGAACGGCCGAGCGTTCGACGAGAACGCCGGCGGACAAAAGAGATAGGACAACTAGAGTACGGAGAGCAGTGCGCGTATTCGAGTTCTATCGACGTGGCGTCGGAAAGAACTCGTAGAGACCACGTATAAAACTCGCCCCACCCGCGTCGAGTTAAGTTGCGTACCAGTCAGTAGGGTGTACTGTGCGAACAGATACGTTCCGTTATCGCCTCGCCGTCCTCGCGAAACGGCGCGAGGGTACGCCGGAGCAGTGTTCGGTCAGTCGTCCTCGGGGAGGGTGACTTGCGCGCCGCACGCCGGGCAGTCGAACCGTCCGTAGAGTCCGTTCGTCCCCAACGCCGTGAGTCCGCGGACGAGTGCGGTACCGAAGACGGCACCGCATTCGGGGCACTCGGTTCGGGGGGCGGAGCCGGTTCGGTCGTCGCTAGACATCCGTCCGCACCTCCGCGACGGCCCCTCGAACGGAGACGAGAGGTCGGTCGAACGACTCGAAGATCGGAAGTTTGCGCGCCTCCAGACGGAGAGAGACCGTACGCGCCCGCCGGTCCCACGAGACGAGTCCCGCCTCCTGCAGGGCCGGAAGGTGGACGTGGTGAAGCGACGCGCGGAGCGAAGTCGCCTCCTCCGGGGTGAGTTTCCCCACCGAACGCTCCCCCTCTGCGGCCGCGATTCGGTCGGCGACGCGCGACACCCGCGTCTCGGGTTCGTCGTACAGGGCCGCGAGGAGGCGACGGCGGCGCGACGAACTGAGGACTTCGAACAGAGTGTCCCACGTCGGAGGCGATTCGCTGTCTGACCGAGGGGGGT from Halopelagius longus includes:
- a CDS encoding DUF7344 domain-containing protein, which codes for MSVHPPRSDSESPPTWDTLFEVLSSSRRRRLLAALYDEPETRVSRVADRIAAAEGERSVGKLTPEEATSLRASLHHVHLPALQEAGLVSWDRRARTVSLRLEARKLPIFESFDRPLVSVRGAVAEVRTDV